The genomic DNA ATGAATATCCAAATCTTTAGTCTGGGAGAACCTCACATTTTTGATAACAGTCCATTAGTGTTATGCTGAGAATTTAAGTATATGATTATGTTGATCATATATGAGTTCGGTGTCAAGGGGATTGAAGGATATAGAATTAATTAAGGCTCGATTTATTTACTTGCATGACAATTGTACGTTCAACTTCATCGATGAAGGGCTCAGCGTCAAGTTGCTGTGGAGCATGCCGTATAAGGGAGATAGGATGATTACCTATGAAAGCGTGTATCCTACTGAATCTCATATCATGGCAAAGTCGATAATAAACAAGGTTCGTGGTAACCCAAAGACTCTCTCCGTATTCGACAGATCTCTGAAAGGTCGCACTTTAACGGTGGGTTATCTTGAATGGACGGATAATTCTCCATTCTTCCTGAGCAACAGGATAGGAATGGTATCGTACGATGAATACACGATGGCGGACGGAGACGTCATAACAATTGTTACCGCTTCGGACAACTTCGATCTGATAAGGGATAATTTATCAAACTACGGAAAGATCATGAAGATTCAGATACAGAGCCTAGATCCCGCATCCATAAACGGGAAGCCCAGGTTGACAGCAATGCAGGAGAAGGTTCTTGGCAAGGCTCTGGAGATGGGGTTCTTTAACTATCCCAAGGATGTGCATCTTAAGGAGATAGCTGAGAAAATGGGAGTTTCAGTGGTATCTGTGGATCAATATCTGAGAGAGGCGCAGCGCAAGCTTGCAATGTCCTATCTGAACGGCTAGTATGAATAATTCAAGGATTCATAAGTGTTGTTATAATCTATTTTATCCTAACATTTTAACCAAATTTTTATATCTTAACTTTGTAATCAATAAATATGAAAAATTCAATATACATAATAGTAGGAGCAATTATTGTCGTTCTCATAGTTATAATCGGAACGATAACGCCTCTGATATCGATACTGAATCCAGGGACAGGAGTTCCAAGAAACACGTCCAACCTCATAATCGGGAACGAAACGATCTCGATACCAGGACTTCAGCACGAAGTAACGATAATACAGGATAATTACGGCGTGTACCACATATACGCTCAGGATAACCATGACCTTTTCCTGGCCCTGGGCTTCATTCAGGCTAAGAACAGGCTCTTTGAGATGCAGCTCTTCAAGTTGACGTCCATGGGTCAGCTTGCAAAGATGCTTGGTTCTGGGTACAGCAACTACGATAGGTTCCAGACGATGACAGGTGCTCCCTTAACGGCCGAAAAGGACTGGAACATCATCTCCGGAAATGCGAGCGTCAACGCCACTGATCGTCTGACTTATGAAGCAGTGACGGCTTACTCCGAGGGCATAAATGATTACATAAACTATTCAATATCTCATCACGTCCTCCCCTTTGAATTCAAACTTCTGGGATATACCCCAGGGTACTGGAGTCCCGTAGATACATTCGCGGTTCAGGAATACATGATACAGACCCTTGAGTTCAGCGACGATCCGCTGTTATATTCGCTTCTCTTCTACAAGCTAGGAAACCTAACGAATGATCTGATCACGCCATTCTCGCCGATTCCGCAGTACTATTATGGTGGATATAACGGTACACCGAACCAATACGTGATGAAGATGTCAGAAAATACCTATCCGGTCAACGCCACGATGGCTTCACTGGCCTTCAGTGTTGCGAAGATCTGGGATCCGCTTCACATATTCCCGCCAAATCCTACAGATCACAGTAATGAATGGGTCGTATCTGGCAACAGAACTTCCACAGGAAAACCCATACTGGTGGGAGGTCCGGTTCTGGGGTTCTCCCTGCCTTCGATCTGGTTCCAAGTGCAGCTGGTTGATCCATCCTTTGACGTTTACGGAGTTGTGCTACCCGGCGCTCCCATAATAGTCATAGGATATAACGAACACATAGGATGGACTCTCACGGATACTCAGGCCATATCGTGGGGCACATTCTTCTTCACGCAGACCGTCATGAATGGAAAATATCTGTGGAATGGAACGTATTATCCTGTGACCTCGTATGAAATGAATGGCTTCAAGGTTAACTGGACGAATCTTGGCCCGATCATGGCCACCAATGGAACAACTGCACTGGTCATGGACTGGATGGGTAACAGATTCTCCAATGATATAGGGGCGCTCCTGGAGGTAATGAATGCAACAGACTGGAAACGGTTCTCATCAGACCTTGAGATATGGAAGGCACCCTATCAGAACTTTGCCTTTGCTGATGTGAACGGAACAATTGCCGACATCTCACCAGCCTATTATCCGATATTTTCCTCCAGCGATCCAATTCCATACAACCCGAACGCTATAATGCCTGGCAATGGCACCCAGTTCATAATCGGTTCCATTCCATACTCGATGGTGCCGCATTCGGTGAACCCTTCTGACGGCTTCATAGTTAGCTCCAATCAGAGGCAGGTCGGACCGGCATATCCATACTGGTTCGGAGACACCATGACTCCATCTCCAGGCTTCAGAGCCATGCTAGAGGAATCCTACCTAAGATCTCACAGCAATTTAACAGTTGAGGATATGATGAACCTGCAGGATCATAACTATACGGACTATGAGGCGTTTCTTACCGTGCCGTACATCCTGAAGTACATGTCCACGTACAGCAATTCCACGGTTCAGGAAGCTATAACCATGCTGAAAGCATGGAACTACAGCATGGATGAGAACTCAAGGGCAGCGAGTGTCTGGTTCTTCACCTATATGTATCTCTTCAATGAGATATTCCACACATTCCTGAAAGATCATGGCGTATTTCCAGAATACAGAAGTGTGTTGAACGTCACGGGAATGGGCGGAAGCTTCCCAAACAGCATTGGTATTGCCTCATTTGACCTTGATCTTGCATACATACTCATAAATGGAAGCGCGAGGCCATTTTCAAATGAAAGCATTACAAGCCTGATAGCGAACGCAATCACAGAGGCCATGAATTATCTTTCAAGTCAGTATCCCACCGGAAACTACACATGGGGCCATTTCTATGGCTTCGTATTTCCAAGTCTCCTTGGC from Thermoplasma sp. Kam2015 includes the following:
- a CDS encoding helix-turn-helix domain-containing protein; translated protein: MHDNCTFNFIDEGLSVKLLWSMPYKGDRMITYESVYPTESHIMAKSIINKVRGNPKTLSVFDRSLKGRTLTVGYLEWTDNSPFFLSNRIGMVSYDEYTMADGDVITIVTASDNFDLIRDNLSNYGKIMKIQIQSLDPASINGKPRLTAMQEKVLGKALEMGFFNYPKDVHLKEIAEKMGVSVVSVDQYLREAQRKLAMSYLNG
- a CDS encoding penicillin acylase family protein produces the protein MKNSIYIIVGAIIVVLIVIIGTITPLISILNPGTGVPRNTSNLIIGNETISIPGLQHEVTIIQDNYGVYHIYAQDNHDLFLALGFIQAKNRLFEMQLFKLTSMGQLAKMLGSGYSNYDRFQTMTGAPLTAEKDWNIISGNASVNATDRLTYEAVTAYSEGINDYINYSISHHVLPFEFKLLGYTPGYWSPVDTFAVQEYMIQTLEFSDDPLLYSLLFYKLGNLTNDLITPFSPIPQYYYGGYNGTPNQYVMKMSENTYPVNATMASLAFSVAKIWDPLHIFPPNPTDHSNEWVVSGNRTSTGKPILVGGPVLGFSLPSIWFQVQLVDPSFDVYGVVLPGAPIIVIGYNEHIGWTLTDTQAISWGTFFFTQTVMNGKYLWNGTYYPVTSYEMNGFKVNWTNLGPIMATNGTTALVMDWMGNRFSNDIGALLEVMNATDWKRFSSDLEIWKAPYQNFAFADVNGTIADISPAYYPIFSSSDPIPYNPNAIMPGNGTQFIIGSIPYSMVPHSVNPSDGFIVSSNQRQVGPAYPYWFGDTMTPSPGFRAMLEESYLRSHSNLTVEDMMNLQDHNYTDYEAFLTVPYILKYMSTYSNSTVQEAITMLKAWNYSMDENSRAASVWFFTYMYLFNEIFHTFLKDHGVFPEYRSVLNVTGMGGSFPNSIGIASFDLDLAYILINGSARPFSNESITSLIANAITEAMNYLSSQYPTGNYTWGHFYGFVFPSLLGVSQLSIGPLPRGGDYNTPNDASGVGPYNWPSGGQSFTMILNFSNLSDSYGVYPGGQSENPASPFYSNYVDYWINGEYLPLLFYPSSSSFPKAHVLDVTTLEVIG